One window of Candidatus Methylocalor cossyra genomic DNA carries:
- the pstB gene encoding phosphate ABC transporter ATP-binding protein PstB, whose amino-acid sequence MNSLINLKTAVSQTELSRNRERPGPNVGLDAEFTGTVGEITSANPRIICRNVNVSYGEKPAIINVNLDIGRNEVIALIGPSGCGKSTFIRCLNRMNDTIPGCVVTGEIIMDGKNIYDPAMDVVPLRAQVGMVFQKPNPFPKSVFENVAYGPRIHGLVASKAELEEVVESSLRRAGLWDEVKDYLHLPGTSLSGGQQQRLCIARTIAVNPEVILMDEPCSALDPIATAKIEQLIDELRTQYTIAIVTHSMQQAARVSQRTAYFHLGRLIEVGETAQIFTNPRHQLTEDYITGRFG is encoded by the coding sequence ATGAATTCCTTGATTAACTTGAAGACAGCGGTCTCACAAACCGAGCTATCCAGGAACCGGGAAAGGCCGGGGCCCAACGTTGGCTTGGATGCCGAGTTCACCGGAACGGTCGGTGAGATCACCTCCGCCAATCCCAGAATTATCTGCCGTAACGTGAACGTATCTTACGGCGAGAAACCGGCCATCATCAACGTCAATCTGGACATCGGGCGCAACGAGGTCATCGCCTTGATCGGTCCTTCCGGGTGCGGAAAGTCGACCTTCATCCGCTGTCTGAACCGGATGAACGATACCATTCCGGGATGTGTCGTCACCGGCGAGATCATCATGGACGGCAAGAACATCTACGATCCGGCAATGGACGTGGTGCCTTTGCGCGCGCAGGTGGGTATGGTTTTTCAAAAACCCAATCCCTTTCCCAAGAGCGTATTCGAAAATGTGGCCTACGGTCCACGTATTCACGGCCTGGTCGCCTCCAAGGCCGAGCTGGAGGAAGTCGTGGAATCCTCCCTCAGGCGCGCAGGCCTCTGGGACGAGGTCAAGGATTATCTCCATCTCCCGGGAACCAGCCTGTCCGGCGGACAGCAGCAGAGGCTCTGTATCGCACGCACCATCGCCGTGAACCCGGAGGTGATCTTGATGGATGAGCCTTGCTCGGCGCTGGATCCCATCGCGACGGCCAAGATCGAGCAGCTTATCGACGAGCTCAGAACGCAGTACACGATCGCCATCGTCACCCATTCCATGCAGCAGGCCGCCCGCGTTTCCCAGCGGACTGCCTACTTCCATCTAGGACGGCTCATCGAAGTGGGGGAGACTGCGCAGATTTTCACCAATCCCCGCCACCAGCTCACCGAGGACTATATCACCGGCCGCTTCGGCTGA